From the genome of Thermococcus sp.:
TGACCCAGAAGAGGAAGCTCCCGAGGAAGTTGTCCCCCTCGTCCTCCCTCGCCATCGTTCTGTAACTTAGATCAGCTATGGGAACCGTGAACGACCAGCCCCGGCGGAGCTTGAGGTGCTGGAGGGTGTAGAGAAGGGCCAGCGACCAGACGACGATGAGGGTGACCCACTTAGGCGTGAAAAGTATTATGGGCGCCCCAAGGATTCCCGGAGAGACGTGCCAGAGCTTCCTCACAAGCTCGCGCTTCTCCAGGCCCACCTTAAAGCCCCCCGCTCATTTCTCCGGAATCACCGCGATGACGAGCGAGTTAACGTTCGTTCCTGTAGGGCCTGTCCTGAGTAGGGCCCCGACCTTTTCGAGGGCGTGATAGGCGTCGTGCCTTTTGAGGACTTCCTCGACATCGATCCCAGCTTCTTTCAGCCTTTCAAGGGTTTCTCCGTCAACTATTCCGCCAGCGGCATCGGTCGGCCCGTCGGTTCCGTCTGTGTCCACAGCTAAAACAACGGCGTTGAGGCCCGCTATCTTCCGGGCAACGCTCAGGGCGAACTCCTGGTTCGGCCCTCCGAGGCCTGCATCTCCAGTTATCGTGACCGTCCACTCTCCTCCAGCAATCAGGACTGCCGGCTTTCTCACTGGTCTGTTGTAGGCGGAAACCTCCTCAACGATGGAGCCTATTGCGAGCGCCACCTCCCTCGCTTCCCCTTCGAGGGTCGTCGTCAGGATTTCGGCGTTGTATCCCAGCTCCTCCGCCTTCTTCTTAACCCTCTCGCAGGCGATTCTGCCGCTCCCCACGATGAAGTTGTGGACGTTAGGTAAGTCCTCCTTCAGCGTCTCCTCAGCCTCTCCCCTCAGACCGCGCTCGATGTGCCTCCTAACGCTCTCGGGCAGCTTCTCCCAGACGTTGTAGAGCTTTAAAATCCTGTAGGCATCTTGAAACGTCGTGGGGTCTTTCACCGTCGGGCCTGAGGCTATAGCCTCAAGCCTGTCTCCGACCACATCGGAGAGGATTAAGCTTATCACAGTTCCCCTAACGCGCTTCGCGAGCTTTCCGCCCTTGACCTTTGAGATGTGCTTTCTCACCGTGTTTATCTCGTATATCCTTGCACCACTCCTAAGGAGGAGCTCGTTCGTCCTTATTTTGTC
Proteins encoded in this window:
- a CDS encoding glycerate kinase, producing MDAKELALTIMDEAIKSADPYTAVRRNLKVKNGKLVVSSEEFEVKGSVYLLAFGKAACTMSRAVLELLPVEEGLIATKYGYAENCPRTRGIKVIEAGHPVPDENSLLAGKLGLELAEKVGEDDILLVLISGGGSALFLLPEDGISLEDKIRTNELLLRSGARIYEINTVRKHISKVKGGKLAKRVRGTVISLILSDVVGDRLEAIASGPTVKDPTTFQDAYRILKLYNVWEKLPESVRRHIERGLRGEAEETLKEDLPNVHNFIVGSGRIACERVKKKAEELGYNAEILTTTLEGEAREVALAIGSIVEEVSAYNRPVRKPAVLIAGGEWTVTITGDAGLGGPNQEFALSVARKIAGLNAVVLAVDTDGTDGPTDAAGGIVDGETLERLKEAGIDVEEVLKRHDAYHALEKVGALLRTGPTGTNVNSLVIAVIPEK